The genomic DNA CGATCTCGCCGAAATCGTGCACCGGGATGACGTGGGGTTCCTGCAGCCGCGCCGCGACCCGGGATTCACGCCGGAACCGCGCCTGAAAGCTCGCGTCGGCGGCGATCTCGGTGCGCAGCAGCTTGACCGCCACCATGCGTTCCTTGACCGTGTCGTAGGCGCGGTACACCTCACCCATTCCACCGACACCGATGAGCGATTTCAGCTCATACGGCCCGAACCGGGTGCCGAGGCGCGAGGCACCGGGAGGCGGCGTCATTGCACGATCCTTTCAGCCCTCCCCGACTGTCGACGGTCCGCCGACCGTGCCGCACCGGCGCGGCGCATCGGGGTCCGGTGACGAGGATATACGTGCGCCGTCAGCCGAACGACGAGTGCGGGGCCCCCATGCCCGGGTCGATCTTCGTCGGCCCCGAGACCGACGGCGCGATCGGGAAATCGAAGATCGCCGTCGGGATGTACACCGTCGCACAGGCATTCGGGATATCGACCACGCCGGACAGGCGCCCCTCGATGGGTGCCGCACCCAACAGCAGGTACGCCTGCTCGGGGCTGTAGCCGAATTTCGTCAGATACTCGATCGCGTGCAGGCAGGCCCGCTGGTAGGACAGGTGCGAGTCCAGGTAGCGCTGCTCACCGTCGAGGGTGACAGAGGTGCCGGAGAAGGCGATCCATTCGGAGTACTGCGGATCGGTATTGCCGGGCATGAATATCGCGTTCTCGCTCACCCCGTAGGTCTCCATGCCGCCGGGGATGACGTCGACGCGCAGGTCGATGAAGCCGCCCATCTCGATGGCACCGCAGAAAGTGATCTCACCGTCGCCCTGCGAGAAATGCAGGTCGCCGACCGAGAGGTTCGCCCCGTCGACGTACACCGGATAGAACACCCGACTGCCCTTGGTGAGGTTCTTGATGTCCTGGTTGCCGCCGTTCTCCCGCGGCGGCGCGGTGCGGGCGGCCTCGGCCGCGGCCAAGGTGGCGGCGTCCCCGGTCAGCCCGCCGAGGATCGCGTCGCGCGGCTCCGGCGGCAGGGCCAACGGCGGCACCCGGTCGGGGTCGGTGGCGATCAGTGCCGCCTCACGGGTGTTCCACTTCGCCAGCAGGCCGGTCGAGGGTGCGGTGCCCATCAGCCCGGGGTGCACGATGCCGGTGAACTCCACGTGCGGGACATGGCGTGAGGTGGCCTTCTGACCGGAGAAGTCCCAGATCGCCTTGTAGGCGTCGGGGAACTGATCGGTGAGGAACCCGCCGCCGTTGAGCTTGGGAAAGATGCCCGTGTAGCCCCAGCCCTGGCCGGCCAGCGGCCCGGAGTCCTCTTGCGGGATGGGGCCGACGTCGAGGATGTCGACGATGAGTAGATCGCCCGGTTTGGCGCCCTCGACGGCGATCGGGCCGGAGAGCACGTGCACCGTCGTCAGCGGTGCGTTGAGGATGTCGTCGGCCGAATCGTCGTTGACGATGGCACCGTCGAACCACTCACGACAGTGCACCCGGAACGAGTCACCCTGCTTGACCGTCACCGCCGCCGGGATGTCGGGGTGCCACCGGTTGTGGCCCAGCTTCTCCTGATCGGTGAACTTCTTGGTCGAGTCGAGGGGAAATACGAGTTCAGGCATTGATCCTCCTTCACAGAATTCAGGGACGGGGCAACTTCTGATGGAGCGGGTTGGTGGTGACTTTCTGCCCCCGGCCACCGGATGGCGGTGCGGCCACCACTGCGGGACGGTCGGCCGACGTGCGTGTCGCGTCCTGAAGCGCCATGGCGGTCGAGGCGCCGCGGCCCAGGTTCGGCGAGGAGATCATTCGGCGGGCGGCCGCGCCGCAACTGGGGCAGTCGATGACGTCCGGACGCCCGCTCATCGAATACATCTTTTTCGTCACGCCGCAACCGGACGCACAACGAAATTCGTAGAGAACCAACAGATTTCCTCACGGGTCCGAAGGCGGAAACGACATATGCGACGTTACCCATACGTGCCGATCTTGGCGCGCCGATTCGGGGACATTCGGCACCGGACGCAGGAACGCCGGCCGACCCTTCCCTGCCGCATCCGACTGGGGCAGCGCGTCCTGCGGTAGCTTCACGCAGACGTGCCCGAAAACCAGTCGGCAGATCCTGAGGATGTCTCGTGAATGACGTCAAACCGTTCTCACCCTCGATCGACTGGAGTTCGGAGCTACTGCACTCGCTGTGGTGGCTGGCGCAGGCCTGGACCATCACCGCGGTCTGCACGCTGGCCGTGCTGGTCTTGCTCGCCCGTTTCACCACGTGGGGTCGGCAGTTCTGGGCCGTCACCGGTGCCTACTTCACCGGGCGCCACAGTCTCAAGCCGTGGCTGATCTTGTCCGCGATGTTGCTGTCGGTGATCATCGGCGTCCGGTTGTCGGTGTTGTTCAGCTACCAGACCAACGACCTGTTCACCTCCGCGCAGATCGCGGTCCAGGGTTTGGCCACCGGCAACGACGAGGTGAGAGACTCTGGCATCAGGGGGTTCTGGATCGCGCTGCTCACCTTCTCGGTGCTGGCCGCGATCCTCGTCACCCGAGTGATGGTCGACCTGTTCATGACGCAGCGCTTCATGCTGGCCTGGCGCACCTGGCTGACCGACCGGCTCACCGGTGACTGGCTCGACGGCCGCGCCTACTACCGGTCCCGGTTCATCGACCAGACCATCGACAACCCGGATCAGCGCATCCAGTCCGACGTCGACGTGTTCACCGCACTGTCGGGCCCACAGCCCAATACCCCGCACCAGACGAGCAACGGCACGCTGCCCTTCGGCGCGATCTCGGCGATCGTCTCGGTCGTGTCGTTCACCTCGATCCTGTGGAACCTCTCGGGTGACCTCAATGTCTTCGGCGTCGACGTACCGCGGGCGATGTTCTGGTCGGTGTTCGTCTACGTCGCATTCGCCACCGTGATCGCGTTCGCGCTCGGCCGACCACTGATCCGGCTGTCGTTCAACAACGAAAAGTTCAACGCTGCATTCCGTTACGCATTGGTACGCCTGCGCGACGCCGCCGAGTCCGTCGCGCTCTACCGCGGCGAGAAGGTCGAGCGGTCACAGCTGCGGGAACGCTTTGCCGCCGTCGTCACCAACTACAAGCACTTCGTCAACCGGACCATGGCCTTCACCGGCTGGAATCTGTCGATGAACAACATCATCATTCCGCTGCCGTGGATGCTGCAGGCCCCGCGGTTGTTCACCGGTCAGATCCAGCTCGGAACCGTCAGCCAGTCGGTGTCCGCCTTCGGTGCCATCCAGGACGCGTTGTCGTTCTTCCGCAACTCGTACGACACCTTCGCGGGCTACCGGGCGTCGATCATCCGTCTGCATGGGCTGGTTGCCGCCGACGAGCAGAGCCGGGAACTGCCCAAGCTGGATGTCGCGGATCTCGCCACGGACACCGACAGCCTCGTCGAGCTCGGCGACGTCGAGGTACGCAACCCGGCCGGCGAGCAGTTGATCGACGATCTCAGCCTGTCCCTGGCCGCCGGCGAGGCGATGATCATCACCGGCAAGTCGGGCACCGGCAAGACCACGCTGCTGCGCAGCATCGCCCAGTTGTGGCCGTACGCCTCAGGTTCGGTGCGTTGCCCGCAGGGCGACAACGAGACGCTGTATCTGTCGCAGGTTCCCTACATTCCGTTGGGTGATCTACGGACCGTGGTGTCCTACCCGCACCAGCCCGGGGAGTTGCCCGACACGGCGCTACAGGATGCGCTGCTCGCGGTCGCGCTGCCGCGCTATGTCGACCGGCTCGACGAGGACGCCGATTGGGCCAAGGTGCTCTCCCCCGGCGAGCAGCAACGCGTCGCGTTCGCCCGGGTACTGCTGACCAAACCCAAGGTGACGTTTCTCGACGAGGCGACCTCGGCGCTCGACGAACCGCTGGAGTTCATGATCTACAGCCTGATCCGCCGCGAACTGCCCGACACCGTGCTGGTCAGCGTCACCCACCGCTCCACGGTCCATCGCCACCACAACACCCACCTGGAACTGCTCGGTGACGGCCAGTGGCGCCTGGGCCGCGTCGACGACATCGAACCAGTCGGCGTGTAGCGCCTGTTGGCGGCGGCTGGCGGCCTATCGCCATACCTCCGTCTGGTAAGACGGGTGGGAACGACACCACGTAGTAAGGTAAGCCTTCGCACAATGCCCGACCGCTGCATCGTGCTCACCCCACCGACCACCAAGGGTTCCTGATGGCCGATTCCAGAGCCCCCCACACCGGGGTTGCTCGATGGATCCGTCGACTCGCCATTCCGGTGATTGTCGGCTGG from Mycobacterium sp. DL440 includes the following:
- a CDS encoding zinc ribbon domain-containing protein is translated as MSGRPDVIDCPSCGAAARRMISSPNLGRGASTAMALQDATRTSADRPAVVAAPPSGGRGQKVTTNPLHQKLPRP
- the fmdA gene encoding formamidase → MPELVFPLDSTKKFTDQEKLGHNRWHPDIPAAVTVKQGDSFRVHCREWFDGAIVNDDSADDILNAPLTTVHVLSGPIAVEGAKPGDLLIVDILDVGPIPQEDSGPLAGQGWGYTGIFPKLNGGGFLTDQFPDAYKAIWDFSGQKATSRHVPHVEFTGIVHPGLMGTAPSTGLLAKWNTREAALIATDPDRVPPLALPPEPRDAILGGLTGDAATLAAAEAARTAPPRENGGNQDIKNLTKGSRVFYPVYVDGANLSVGDLHFSQGDGEITFCGAIEMGGFIDLRVDVIPGGMETYGVSENAIFMPGNTDPQYSEWIAFSGTSVTLDGEQRYLDSHLSYQRACLHAIEYLTKFGYSPEQAYLLLGAAPIEGRLSGVVDIPNACATVYIPTAIFDFPIAPSVSGPTKIDPGMGAPHSSFG
- a CDS encoding ABC transporter ATP-binding protein/permease; the encoded protein is MNDVKPFSPSIDWSSELLHSLWWLAQAWTITAVCTLAVLVLLARFTTWGRQFWAVTGAYFTGRHSLKPWLILSAMLLSVIIGVRLSVLFSYQTNDLFTSAQIAVQGLATGNDEVRDSGIRGFWIALLTFSVLAAILVTRVMVDLFMTQRFMLAWRTWLTDRLTGDWLDGRAYYRSRFIDQTIDNPDQRIQSDVDVFTALSGPQPNTPHQTSNGTLPFGAISAIVSVVSFTSILWNLSGDLNVFGVDVPRAMFWSVFVYVAFATVIAFALGRPLIRLSFNNEKFNAAFRYALVRLRDAAESVALYRGEKVERSQLRERFAAVVTNYKHFVNRTMAFTGWNLSMNNIIIPLPWMLQAPRLFTGQIQLGTVSQSVSAFGAIQDALSFFRNSYDTFAGYRASIIRLHGLVAADEQSRELPKLDVADLATDTDSLVELGDVEVRNPAGEQLIDDLSLSLAAGEAMIITGKSGTGKTTLLRSIAQLWPYASGSVRCPQGDNETLYLSQVPYIPLGDLRTVVSYPHQPGELPDTALQDALLAVALPRYVDRLDEDADWAKVLSPGEQQRVAFARVLLTKPKVTFLDEATSALDEPLEFMIYSLIRRELPDTVLVSVTHRSTVHRHHNTHLELLGDGQWRLGRVDDIEPVGV